Within Ovis aries strain OAR_USU_Benz2616 breed Rambouillet chromosome 11, ARS-UI_Ramb_v3.0, whole genome shotgun sequence, the genomic segment TGGGAGTGCAGGACACAGATGGAAATCAGCTCCAGGCTGCCCCCACTTCCCTGTGAGGGCTGACCACAGGGCCTTGCGCTGTGTGAGGACGGCCAGGGCGGGtgcctggaggaggagacggAGCGGCCATCCAGATGATGCTCCTGTTAATACTCACAATGTAAACAAAGTATCCACAGACAGTTGTTCAAAAAAGCCAAAGaatggctttattttaaaaattgaaaatgccCTTGAAAATGACCCTTTTTGCATAATGCTTTCTTAGAGTAATaactcccaccaaaaaaaaaaaaaaatctttactaaACATGGCTAGATCACTTCAGAACTGAAATCCTCAGCTGGAACAAATCAAGGTTTCTGTGAGCTGCCACTCAGCAACTTCAGGTCTATCTGACGGCATCTGTCGAGGGCCTTTTAGCAGGAGGGGGGACCCCAGAGCCTGGGTGGTCATCCTCAGACTGTCCTTGGGGCTCCTGGTAGTTCCCAAAACTCAAGAAAGAGGAAATGCCAGCTGGGATACAGGTACAGAAGCAGGAGAATGCTAGGTAAAGAGCCTGAAATGTTAGGAGTGATCCCAAACATTCGGAATCTGAAAGGCCATCCAAATGAGGTGAGATGAGGATGGCTACAGTACAGTCCTGTGTCTGCTAGAGCACATACCATGCCCAAGTTGTTTCTAAAATCAAAAAGGGGGGCTTCTTCCTGCTGACCAGAGCGCCATCCAGATTACAGCTCAAACTGTGTGCCCTGGGGCTTTcaccctgtgcaccacaatgtgactttgtatacacacacacacacaatcacacacacacaatcacacagcCCTCCAGAATAAACTTTGAGTCAGGCTACGGTAGTTTTCAAAGTAAAGAGAACAAGAGGCACTGAGCGAGAGGTCAAAACTTCTACTCATCTCTGTCAATCGCCCAGACCTGCTGTTTTGGGTCTGAGTTTTCCATGAACAGAAAAGGGAAATAGGTCACCCGAGATTATCAGACCGTTTGAAGAGAATACAGTTTGGAAAGTTGTTGATAGGCTATCATGGACTTCCCCTGGACAGAACTCAGCTACGTAAATAGCACAAGAACACTCAGTTGTGGGAGTCTAAGGGCTGGCAAAACCCCATGGCATGCTTGAATTACAGACCTCATGTAGAGAATGTTTCTTTAGGCAGgtaaattaaatgattaaaaaaataattattttttaaaaaaggcagagcaaGACCATTTCCTCGAcacttaaaaaaagtttttttcttcacAGCGTTTGagggttccccccaccccctgcatctCTGTTGTCATTTAATGCAGTGAGAGTGAGCATTAAACACCATGGCGAGAACAGTGCAATACTGTCAACGCCCAGGTGTGTACTTCTTGATATGAGGGATGTCACCATCTCAGGGGAGTCACCGAGTGGACACGACTCTTTACCTCCATGCCAAGCCACCTCCTACAATCCTGCACAGCTCCCTGTCCTTTCCCCATCATCTTGGTGATGGAACTGCCTCAACCAGACAGGGCAGTGTCAGTGGATGAGCCCTGGAAATTCACAACCCTGTCTTGCAAGTCTCCTCACACTGGAACATGCCACCTAGCAGAACACTTTACAACACACTGAATATCCAGGAGTCACAAGACTGCGTGGATGATACAtctgaacactgaagaaactaTTTTGGAACAGCACAGGTACCTATCATTACTACACCTTAAAAAACACTTCGAACAGGAGGTTTCTGTCTAACTGGCCTCCTGGCAGGGACGTCAGACCCAACCATGGCCTCCTCATGGCAACTGGATTCACAGCTCGTCTTGGGCACCTACGAGTGGCCTCAGCCcacctctgctgtctccttcagGTCACCCTGGCCTCACCGAGCTCTGGCCTCTGACATCACATTCACAGCCTGTGAATCTGTCTTCTCCTCTCAGTGCTGTGAAGAATCCCAAGCCTAACCCTCAGCTCTGTGCTTGGTGTGTCTCTCAGCAATGTGGCCATCGACCAGAGCACACAGGAAGCCCATCTGTAGGCCTCTGTGGTTCCGAGGAGCTGCAGAAGGCATTCCTTCCGGGCTCAACGTGTGTTCTCTAAGAAGCTGAAACGGTATTTACAGGAGGTGCTCCTGCGCTAAGGACCTCCACAATAGCAGCAAAGCAACAGCATCCTAAGTGTGGTCATTAGGGGCACCTGCCCTTGCCGAGGCCTCCCTGTGGCTCTTCAGCCCAATCTATTAGGGGCTTCTGACCTGGGCAGCAGTAACACTCACATATGCTCCCTGGTTCTGATTCAGCCAACGTTTTGGGATTTCAGTCTCAAAGAGGCATCAGCCTTCAGTCACGCTGCAATCTAATTGGGAGCCTTTGGGGGTTTCTCTGAGGAGGAAGTTACTAACGCATAATTTGGCAGGAGCTGGTGATTAGAAGTCTCCATTTAAATTACACCACTGTCCACAGATTCTCCGCAGATTCCTACCAACACCCATGAgttttatttctgtggtatctgtatgtcttccaGTTGCAGCTTTACtccttaaaatggattaaatcaAAAAGACCCTACAACATTAACAGCAAACCAAGGCAACAAAGTGGCGACATTATGTACATGAATACTGCGTGTAAGCTAGAGAGATGACAACTCttccagggaaagaaaaaaagaggacttATGTCAAGTGTTAGCAGTgatagtattaaaaagaaaagcctttGCATTTGATGGAGGTTATACATAGGTCATGTAACAATTCAAatatctatgaaattaaaaaaagataggCAGCGTTGGGAGAAACAGCATGAGGGaggaaaataaattggaaaaaagaTGGCCATGAAACTCAAAAGGCCCACAGAATTATTCAAGTAACGAGAGGGTTAAAACCCTACATCTGTACTCATTTTAGAACACAAACACATTTTCAGTTGCTGTTTTTCAAACTCGTCCCTATCGTGTTTCCTCATTGGGAGATGCTGCAGAGCACATTTCTGGGGGttaggggggaggagggggaggggaagaaagggtAGGATGACCACCTTAGTGGAGTCCATCCACCCGGAAGATACTGGGCGTGACCACCTCTCCTCCCCCTATTTCACCGCCTCTTATTTGGCTTCCCTCTACAGAGGACCTCTTGGATTTCATTTGGaggtcattttaaatttaataaaattatttgcttggggttaaaaaaaaaaaaagtatttgctcGACAGGTTTACAAAGCCAGCCGTTATCATGCCTTTTTGTAATGATACACTCTGGAGACCAGAAGAGATGATTTCTGGAAGACCCTCTTTGAAAGCAAAGCAGAGCCTGCCCACCTCGGGAACTCCCAGTGGGCTGGGCTGAGAACACGATGACGTCAGGCTGCCCCCTTCAGCAAATCTGAATCCAATGCATCAGGTCTGGAGACCAAACCCTCATCACACAGGCCTAGGGCAGTGCTTCCAATTTCCAGCTTcatccccaccctccccatctGCTTCCTTCCTCAATCAAGCCAGCAGGCCTTTCCTCGGAGGGCAAAATGAGGAGCAGGTGGCAGTTGATTGAAAAACAGCACGTTGCCTTGGATAAAGGTGTTCTTtgaaaatgagtatttttttgAGGTTCgaattttctcaaaaaaaaaaaaaaaaattgacaaaatggCCTTGCTGTCCAAATcaaactctctctctcacacacacacggggTGGGGTTGGGGAACAAACCCTGCATGCTCCAGGAACAGTAAAATGaccaaaatattataaaattaaccAATAAAGTGCATGGTTCCTTACGTATTACACCTGCCCCTTTTACAAACATTTCTTTTAGAAAGTCACGTGTACAGGCTCAGAATCACATGGTATTATAGAAGGGGTTGGTTGTCCGTTTTTTATCATTTGCTTTTCTCAGTCTCCTAAGGGGGTGAGTTCTGCCGTGCTGCTGTCGGGGCGCCACAGCCAGCCCCGGGGCCGggctggtgtcctgcagtccctgggtcggtACCGAAGGCAGGCCTCCTTCCGAACTAGTCAATTCAGGTCCTGCCCTGGGGAGCAAACACTGCTGACTGTAACCAAACTCTTTGGCATACTGTACAAGGGGCCTCTCCACTGGCCTGCTCTGTGCGATACACTCTGTGGTTCTGAGTTGCTCTATGAAATACTTGGTGGGCTCTCGGTTCTGGGGAGTGTCTGGGTTTTCTGGGGGCTCCTGGGCCTCCATGCCCGAGTCCGTTCTGAGGAAGGGCTGAAGCAGTTTGAGATGAGGGGACTCAGAGGAGACAGGCTCCCTCTCTGGTGAACAGTCTTTACAGAGGTCCAAGTAACCTAACTTGGCAAGGGAAGCTGAACGCCTCATTTGGAGTGGCTTGGGGAGCCCTACCTGGGAAGTCGCTCGGGACCCGATTTCTTTAGCGCGTTCCTTCACCACCCTGGGGCTCTGACTGAGACTCTCTATACTGTCGCTACTGGAGCTGTGTGGGAGCTGATTGGCTACAGATGTTGGGTCCAGTTTTTCTAGTTGCTCCCCGATATTATTACCCAGTTGGTTGATTAAATGCAGGTCTTCGCTACTGAACTGGGAGCCCTGATATGGCACTTCATCACCCCTGGAGAGGGGGCTCTCCTGACTTTCTTCCTGGCTGCCCTGCTCTGTGGAGGGCTCACTGTCTGTGGTGCTGCTCTGCCCTGTGACGCCTTCCAGGTGAACCACTGTCTGGGGGTGCAGGTGATCCGGGCTGGCGCCACATGGCTGGGTCGTGAGACTGACAACAGGCGCTGCTGGGCTGCTCAGGGTTGGGGGCAGATCGACCGACCTGCTGTGCTCGTGCTGGGGAGAGGAAGAATGAGGCGGAGGTAGCACTCTGgggtgcagaggagcctggtgggggctcAGCGTCCGGTTCAGATTTTCATCCAGAGCACAGAGGACAGTGAGGGTCTCTTCCACCTTCACTGTCCTCAGTCCCTGCGCCCCACTCTTCTCACTGCTGGCTCTTTCCCACCCTGGCCCGGGATCAGCGGATGTGGTTGTGTAGGTGTATTCAATGATTTCTATCTTCTTGGGAAAGGGAGCAGGGGCCACTGGTGTCTCGGGCCCCTGGCCTGAGACCCCAGTCCTGGGCTCCCGCAGGACGCCCTCATGCCGTGGGCCATGCTGAGGTGCTGGCGCTGGGTGAGACTCCCGCAGCTCAGGGGCTGGGATGATGGCAAGCTGCTCAGGACGCGGTAAAGAGCCAGACTCAGACCCACCGCATCGCCCTTGGCCCCTGCCTGTCTCTGGCTCCTTGGGGACATATGACAGTTCTGGGGCGGCTTCGTCACTCTTCCCTTTCGCTGCCGGGTCTGCCACTGAAGACTCGTTCTTGGAATTCTTACGAGTGGACAGCGAGGTCCCCACGGGGGCAGCACCATGGTGCTCCTGTTCTTGCCGCAGGCGCTCCTCAAACTCCAAGGTGGCTCGCCTCACGGACCCGGGGTACCACTTGGCATCCGCGGGCATCCCGGGGCCCCAGAGCTCTTGTTCCCCCTCTGCTGGTTCCTCTTCTTCCACCTCCGTGGTGGAGGAGTGTGCCCCTGGACACCCCTCGGGGTCCCCCTTCCCTGAGTCTTTGGCTGGTtcaggctgggctgggcaggaACCTTCACTCTGCTCCAGGTGTCCAGGTCTGTTCTCGGCGGCCTGGGCCCTCTCCAGGGGCAGCTCATGGACGATGTGCTTCTTTGGTGTGTGGCAGGGGTTGGACAGCACATCTCCTTTCACTTGAATCTGTCCGACTCCTTGACTGATGGATTCAATCTCAGTGACGATTTCTTTGACTGACATCGCATTTTCTGAGTGTGGCTGCATGAAGATGTCTGGGCTGACCTGTTCTGAGATTGCCTGAGAAGAGGGAACAGTGAGAAGGTTATGGTAAACTGACTGGAAGAGCCAGATTGTTTGCTCACTAGCTTCTGATCCAGGAGAACCTTCTGGCTCTGAGGACACAAATCCTGGGGTGCCTGGAACTGTCCTCCGCCTGGCGTTACACTCTATTTCATGGTACAAGAAAAGAACAGATTCACCAAAGACAGAGATACAAAATTAGTCATACATCGTGTCACTGCCTATTAAACTTTTGATCTGTTTGCTAATAGGCTTCTGTTCCAATAGCTTGCTCCAAAAGTAAACAGCAAGTAGCCCTGGAGGCTCCTATAATCCTTATTTTCTGAAGACCTTGAGCCTTCTAGATTCAGGCCATCCTGGGGTAAACGAAACTTTTCCTCTGTAGCCTATCAACTTCTGGCCTAATCTGGTTCAAGGGGAAGAGTTCCACTGAAGGGCTCAGTGGCTGCCTTACACGCCCAGAGTCCGAGGGAGACGGATGTCTGACTTGGAGTCTCACTGCTCTCTTCTGTCCTATCTTGCCAGCTCTTATCCACTCCTCCCCCTGCTTCTCCCAGTGGCCGCATCCCAGCATGTGAGCACAATTCCTATGTTTCATGAGGCTCCTTCCGTGGCTGGGGCAGCCACATACCTGAGCAAACTGAGAAACCGTGACTCTGACATTTTACTGTTCCACCAGTTACAAGTCCCCGGATGGGTTTAGAACAAAGCCAGAGAAGACTGGCCAGTGCGAAATCAAGCCCTACTGTGAAACAGTTAAGAATCTCAGAATTCAGAGATGGCCCTTGGACGTCTCTTAAAGCAACATCATTCTGAGCCTCAATCTATTTGGGCAGCGTTTTTGTAAATTTTCAAAGTACAGTATTTTCCTATGAATTGTTCTGGTCTTTCTCCTTCAAAAGAGTCAGAGCTAGTGCAGACTAGCAAGGTCAGTTATGCCTTTGGGAGAAATGTGCTGGGACATCAGGCAGAGTCCAACTTGCCAAAGCTGGGAGAGAAGCCACAGCGGGCCCAGTGTGGTGCAGGGGCTGTGGAGAGAGAGCTCATATGACCAGGAACTTTGCAGAAAAGCTATTTCTGTCAGAGCCGCTGCATCCATTAGTCCAAAGGCGAGCTTGGGCATTCTGGTCTCCCGGtagaaatgaaatagagacataACTTTAGGGGAGAAGAGAAGACAGAGCAGAGGCAACAACTGCCCTGGGTTGGTTAAGAAGAGAGAAGATGAGGAGTACACGAGGTGGTAAATTTAAGTAGGCAGATATCAGGAGACGTCAAGAGTCTAGTCAGCTCCAGTGAAATCATTAAATGACTTGATTTATGTCAAAGCAAATTGATCATCATTTACTTCCCATTATCAATCTTAagataccattttttaaagataccaCCCAATTTCAAgtcaaaatgagaataataatgtgAATCTTATAACTGTTCACACATAATAACTGTTCCCCTCCCTGGTCTGAGATGGCTCATAGGAACTCATCGGCCACTGAGAAGAATCTTGGGATTCTGTCTGCTCTTAAATTATTTCCTCAAACCATCTCTCAATTCTAGAATACCACAGGGTGGCAAGGTGAGGAACAATTCAGATACATTATCAATAGCAAGAACTCAGCATGGGAATTAGCTGCTATTCCAACAACTATTAACACATGTCCAGCCTTTGAATTTTCTGAGGCAGAAAGAACTTCCCCAAACAAATCCATCCTCTCAGAGAGACGGGTCTCACTCAGGCAGCAGGCGAGTCCCTGGCACCTCCCTGCTGGTTGAGATTTGATCTGAACTGCAGAGGTCTAGGGGAGACCTCTCCTTGTTCTGGGAGGACATGCGTTTTGGCTAATCCCTTCTTCCCTCATCCCCTTTCAGAAATGCTTCTAATGACACCAAAAGCCTGGAAAGATAAATTCCTTGAAATGCTACTGatttaaaaaagataactatATTTAAACTCTAAGTTCTCCCAGCAAGTCCCAGCTAGCCTGTCTCCCCTATATCGCCTTCTTCAGTCTTTATCAATATCAAAAATAGAGTGAACAGAGCAGAATCCCAAATATTTTGTCTTCACAGAGAACAAAAGTAGGGACAGAACCATAAAGAGAGTCTTTACCTTTGGCTGCTCCTCATCTACTGAAGATTCCTCAGATGCATGGGGAGTATTACTCAAAGAGCTGCTTCTCTGCCCATCAGTGGTTGCTTCAGAAGGGGCTGCTTCCACCACTGACAGTCGACAGCTCTCATTCCTTCCTCCACCCACTTCCTCCATCCTTGAATGAGAAAAAGATCGGGACCGGGTTTCTTGGGAAAGCTCTACAAACTTCTCTAGAGCGCTGAAAAAGTCAATGCGGTCTCCGCTGAAATCTGAGACTGCAGCCTggcagctgggctgggggctcGGTGACTCAGGGTCCGGGGACATGGGGAGGTCTTTCAGGCGGGACGTCAGCTCTTCCATGGGCAGCAGGTGGACACTCATGTCTGCTTTCAGCGCGTCTGTCTCCAGATCTTCCACGGTTAAGTCTGGGAACTTGTGGGCCATTTCTGGGTCCTGTCCAGGTTGGATTAAGGCTTTGGATGCATGGCAGTTGTCAAGAGGGAATTTCGGTTCATTGAGACAACACCCTGATGAGCATCCATTGATGTCATTTAGGTTTAATTCATCTTCAATCTGTCCGGCATGAAATTCCCGAGAAGTAAACTCCAAGCAAATCATTCTTTCTTTGGTGCACAGGCCTTTCTGATTCTCATCCTGTGGGACCACATGTTCCACAAAGACGGGAGGGATGGGTGAGGGGCTCTCCATGGTCTTCACCTCGGCAATCTGGTCTGCTGAGGTGGTAATCTCCTTTTTGTTGAGTTCCAGTCCTGGTTTGCAGATGGGTTCATGGTGGTCCGAGAGGTCGCTATCTGAATGCGATCTCCAGAGTTTGTTGTGCCGCTGTTTGCTGTGGAGGACACACATAGGAAATGACTTATTCTGATTTGTGAAAACAATCAATACCCTCCCAGGAAACACCTcccagagaaatgtaaatctcATCCTGCAAGATGCTTGGTCAATGCCCAATGGGAGTAGGCAATCAACAGTTGAAAAGAGGCTCAATGTTACTAacagcaaacaacaaaaacaaagcagaacaaCAAAGGCAAATGAACATGAGACGCGACTTTTTACGGTCAGACTTACAAGAGCTAAGATGGTTAACAGTCAGTGTTGATGATGGTTTGGCCAAACTAGCACTCTCATGATATATGGTTGGTAGGGCTGTGCACTGTAGAATTTCAAAGAGTGAAATCTGGCAATAGCTCTCAAAATTTAACACTTTCACCAGCAactttccctttaaaatttttactttgagAAATACTACTACATAAATGCACAAAGCTATATACATAAGGATGTTTACTCTAACACTATGGcaccaaaaaaaattatttaaattacattCCATACACTTACATGCTATGAGGCTATTAGAAAGAGTCAGTATTTCAATGGAACGATGTCCAAGGTGTATTACTAAGTGAAAAGCATGTTGAACACACTTGGAACATTACGTCCCATGTCAGAATAACTGTAGGAAAACATCTGCAGGAGCATCATTAAGCTGGTAACAGTGTTTATTTTGAGGAAGGCAGGGCTTTCACTTTGGGGGAGGGCTTTACATTCTACACTCTGTAGTATGTCTGTGATTTGTGAATTAAAAATGAGCATGTTTagtattaataactgtggggaaaaactaaaacaaaacagcatCCAAATAATACAAAGAGAAACACTTTAATGGAGCCCAGCATAAGTCCTCATAATTGAGATAAAGAGCTGATAGAGGATTAATCACTGATGTGGAAGTGTGAGGAGGGTGACAGTCTTTCTTGAATTAGAAAGCCAAGATGAGGGAGGTCcctagtggtgcagtggttaggacctcGGAGCTTTCACTGTGGTGGCAAAGATGAGGCTAGTAAATCTGGAGATGAAGGATGGTAACAGAGAGGAAGAGGATAAGCATAAAGTACAGGCCCCTTTCATGAAGATATCTGGATAAAAATCACCAAGCTAAAGTGACCCCAGAAAAGGAGGTAAGCCAAAAAGACTACACACACATCCACCCTGTGGTTGATTTTGTGGAGAGGAGGTCTGATGAGATCTCATTTCAAAGCCCGCTCTAACAGGAAGCACAGTTCCCAAGGCTCCAATCAAAAAGAGGAAGGTGGCCCTGTGGCTGGCCCAGGGAACAGGTTGCCAAATGTGGCATTTGGGGTGCAGTTTCCACGACTCACAGCGGATGAAGAGTTACTTCACCTCAGGCTGGAATGGGAAACAGCCCAGGACAGCTTACTCAGGGCTCAGGGCCATACCTGCCTCGGCTGCCTGTGAATCTCTGCCGAGTCATGCGCCTGCACTAATGTGAACCCCTGTTTGTTCTCAGCTCTGCACCTGCTCTCAGCTCCCCCGCCTGTTGGCTGCTTGGGTGGAGCTCTCTCTGACTCAGGCCTGCCCAGCAGAAGAGTGCTTTTCTGGGTAGGGAGCAGGTCAATTTGTTTATGAAGACAGCTATAATCAATTAGCTGGCTGTGAGGTAGGCTTTTCACCCTTCCCAAGCTGCATGAATTCTAGCCACCCCTAGGAGGAGACAACATATCACACATCCCAAACGCGTGAGTGGTGGTAGGCTGGTGCCAGCGAACTGGTTGGATAGGTGGGGCCTTTGCGACCAATGGATGCCCCTGTGCTTTAAAGTTCCTTCTTTTCAATCGAGACACCCTGTTTCCTGACCTAAATAATGACCGTGTTCTCCAGTTTCTGCTCTTTGCCTGTAGTGAGGATGTTCAAACTGGCACCAAGTCCTCTCAGCCACCATGGTGGGATGACTCCTGTGATGCAGACAGATCACTGGGAAGCCTATCTCTGGGAGGAGCTGTTCTCATCCTGATCATAAACAACAGCTTATGTCACCAGGCAACTCTTATCTTCCTGGTCCTGAGAACCCTCCAAAGTATGTTTCTAAAGAACTGCCTGTAAGTCACTAACCAATGAGAGACGGATGTTATGCTAATAGGCACAAACAGGGCCAGTCTCAGAGGAAGTGGCTGACATCATAGCTGCTTTACCCAGCAGggatttccttcccttcctgcaGAAGATAATCATCAGAAAATACTGGGTCAGAGCTCTGGAATTATACTGACACCTCctgtaaaggagagagaaaaatcctGATCCAAAAATAAGTCTGATTCtgctgtctttttttatttttgcagtagGACCTGCAGGGAGAGTGGCAGGCGGGTCTCTGACAGTCAAGACACGGCCTTTGAAGCACCATTATTCCATGAGGCCCTTTCTCATCCTTCTCCCAACGCAGAGGTCAGTAACCAGTGACCTGAATTTTGTGCTGATCACACCCTCCTTCTTCCTTATTGTGTCATCACATTTTGTTCTGACAATACATAGCCTGGTTTGCAcgtttttaattttacataaatgaaatcatactgtGTATTCTTCTAcaacttttttttggggggcctaacatatttttaagattcattgATGTAGCTGTAATTTTATAGTATAGACAGTaagccacaatttatttatctgcCCTGCTGACCAGCAGTTTTGGGCTACAAATGATTACAGACAACACTGCTGTGGACATTCTTGTGCCTGGTACAGTTTGGTTTCTCAAAGGTGTTTACATATAGGAGGGGAAAAGGTAGGTCATAGGGCCAGTGTGCATTGTTAATTTTACTCAGTAACACTACACTGCCTCCCAGTGAAGCCTCTTCCCAAGCCAGTTTATTCTAATACTCCATCAGTAGGGAAAGATATAAGACATTAGATCATATTTGTTACTTTAAACTGTTAACATTTATACTCAGCTGATCCTCCAGGTAGGTAACAAGTAAAAAGTGAGTAAGTGgtggttgctcagttgcgtccgactctttgtgaccccatggactatagcccgccaggctcctctgtctgtggaattctctaggcaagaatactggagtgggtagccagtcccttctccaggggatcttccttaccgagggatcgaacccaggtctcccgcattggaggtagatgccttaccatctgagccaccagggaagcccgaggcaACAAGTAAACAAGGTCAAAAAGAACTTCAGAGCTGGTTTGTGGCCTGGATGATGCAACCAAGTCTCAGGTTCTTTTCCTCCCTGAGTGGCCTCTGACTTGAATTTGGACTCACATAAACACACTGATACACGTGAAATGACTGGGTCATTCTGGGTAGGAATTTGGCCTTTTACTTAGTAAATGAGCAAGAAGGAAATCTAAACGACAGGATGCATATGCTATCCCATTCTCTTGCCTCCACTTtttcttagttactcagtcatgtccgactcctttgtgaccccctggactgtagcccaccaggctcccctgtccatgggattctccaggtaagaacactggagtggactgccatttcctactccggggaactatttcttcccaacccagggatcgaatctgtgtctcttctgtctcctgcgttggcaggcagattcttcaccactgtgccagctgggaagcctctTATTGTTACATGTTTGGTGAAGTACCAACTCTGAGAATATTATGTAGAGGAAAATACTGCTAAAAAAGGAGTATCAGTTGTAGTAAAATCAGAGTGTTTATGGTCATTTCTCAGGGCATTAGGCAGTCTgcagagaagaggagaaggaagaaggaaagaaagcatcaGCTAAGCATCTTCTGAGCTGTGCATGGTCCTAAATGCTCTAAGATATTTCACTGAAACGCTATTAAGAAAATCCTTTAAACTTTTCTTGTGATTGGCTGTCACCTGACCAGGAATCCATGTTCTCTCATTCTCAGGTTCCCTCCTGCTGGCTGACCATTGTGTACCAGCTAACTAGACTAATGCCTCCACCGGCAAAGACAGCTCTATCTTCTCTGGCCCTGGTGACAGGGACAAAGAGTCAAAACACCTATGAGGACATGTCACAGACTCCTCCTGGCCACCATCCAGTTTTTCTTCCTCACGCCTTATATGCTAGGATCTAATATCTCAGACACATGGTCCAGCTTGCAGATACATGAAAGCTGAACCTGTCAAATGGAATATAAATCTGCCAGATACCTTAACGATCAGAGTCCAGGATAACAAATCAGGGCTGCTGGTAGCTTAATGGAGggtttcaacacacacacacacacacacacacacacgcacacacgcacacacccctcCTCCTGCATCACTCCTATCCCCCAGCTATaacaacagaaaacataaaattagaTACAAACAGTCAGTACCTTTGTGATAAACATCCTCACTTTCAGATCTAAAGGAGAATATGAAATATTAGCCTTCCTCAGGCTTAAAGACAGACTGAAAGATGCAAAAAGTCCCTTGAATTTCACGGGGACTCTCAATGTTTGGTCTACATTCTCATATCCTGATTAAGAGACTGGAACCACCTCATAAATCACTACAGGGGCCTACTGTCACTGTGTTAAACTTCTTTTCTAGCCAAGAGGTTGAAATGCCAAGCTAATACCCTCCAACAGAGGGTTGCCCTCTCAAGTTAAGCACCCTGTGCCACTCTAGACAACCAATGGGGCTTGACAATGCCAGGATTAGGCTGCTAGTTCTGTGGGAAAACCACGGCATGCTTCCTGGGAGAAGATGT encodes:
- the SSH2 gene encoding protein phosphatase Slingshot homolog 2 isoform X2, whose protein sequence is MALVTVQRSPTPSTTSSPCASSSHLEDSESAALLCCECEDSEIFSDSNEADSGEEECRSQPRSISESFLTVKGAALFLPRGNGSSTPRVSHRRNKHAGDLQQHLQAMFILLRPEDNIRLAVRLESTYQNRTRYMVVVSTNGRQDTEESIVLGMDFSSNDSTCTMGLVLPLWSDTLIHLDGDGGFSVSTDNRVHIFKPVSVQAMWSALQSLHKACEVARMHNYYPGSLFLTWVSYYESHINSDQSSVNEWNAMQDVQSHRPDSPALFTDIPTERERTERLIKTRLREIMMQKDLENITSKEIRTELEMQMVCNLREFKEFIDNEMIVILGQMDSPTQIFEHVFLGSEWNASNLEDLQNRGVRYILNVTREIDNFFPGVFEYHNIRVYDEEATDLLAYWNDTYKFISKAKKHGSKCLVHCKMGVSRSASTVIAYAMKEYGWNLDRAYDYVKERRTVTKPNPSFMRQLEEYQGILLASKQRHNKLWRSHSDSDLSDHHEPICKPGLELNKKEITTSADQIAEVKTMESPSPIPPVFVEHVVPQDENQKGLCTKERMICLEFTSREFHAGQIEDELNLNDINGCSSGCCLNEPKFPLDNCHASKALIQPGQDPEMAHKFPDLTVEDLETDALKADMSVHLLPMEELTSRLKDLPMSPDPESPSPQPSCQAAVSDFSGDRIDFFSALEKFVELSQETRSRSFSHSRMEEVGGGRNESCRLSVVEAAPSEATTDGQRSSSLSNTPHASEESSVDEEQPKAISEQVSPDIFMQPHSENAMSVKEIVTEIESISQGVGQIQVKGDVLSNPCHTPKKHIVHELPLERAQAAENRPGHLEQSEGSCPAQPEPAKDSGKGDPEGCPGAHSSTTEVEEEEPAEGEQELWGPGMPADAKWYPGSVRRATLEFEERLRQEQEHHGAAPVGTSLSTRKNSKNESSVADPAAKGKSDEAAPELSYVPKEPETGRGQGRCGGSESGSLPRPEQLAIIPAPELRESHPAPAPQHGPRHEGVLREPRTGVSGQGPETPVAPAPFPKKIEIIEYTYTTTSADPGPGWERASSEKSGAQGLRTVKVEETLTVLCALDENLNRTLSPHQAPLHPRVLPPPHSSSPQHEHSRSVDLPPTLSSPAAPVVSLTTQPCGASPDHLHPQTVVHLEGVTGQSSTTDSEPSTEQGSQEESQESPLSRGDEVPYQGSQFSSEDLHLINQLGNNIGEQLEKLDPTSVANQLPHSSSSDSIESLSQSPRVVKERAKEIGSRATSQVGLPKPLQMRRSASLAKLGYLDLCKDCSPEREPVSSESPHLKLLQPFLRTDSGMEAQEPPENPDTPQNREPTKYFIEQLRTTECIAQSRPVERPLVQYAKEFGYSQQCLLPRAGPELTSSEGGLPSVPTQGLQDTSPAPGLAVAPRQQHGRTHPLRRLRKANDKKRTTNPFYNTM